One window of the Candidatus Bathyarchaeota archaeon genome contains the following:
- a CDS encoding translation initiation factor IF-2 subunit alpha — translation MSINRDYPEEGDLVIATVKRIESYGAYVTLDEYEDQEGLLHISEIASTWVRNIRDHVREGQKLVLKVLRVDPEKGHIDLSLRRVTGREKTEKLLQWKKDKKAESIMKTAIEKLKKTDEEANAIKEAILKKYESLYDAFEEAVEEGEETFIKLGISSEWAKALTESAKLKIKLEKAKVSATIELTCLKPDGIKAIKQSLLNAEKIKKRGVTIATYTVGAPKYRIEVSANDYGEAEAALKKAINEALTTIKNFGGEGRQID, via the coding sequence ATGTCAATAAATAGGGATTACCCTGAGGAAGGAGATTTAGTAATAGCAACAGTAAAACGAATAGAAAGTTATGGTGCTTATGTGACACTGGATGAATATGAAGATCAAGAAGGTTTATTACATATATCTGAAATTGCATCAACATGGGTTAGAAATATAAGAGATCACGTAAGAGAAGGACAAAAACTAGTTTTAAAAGTTTTAAGAGTCGATCCTGAAAAAGGTCATATAGATTTATCCTTAAGAAGAGTCACTGGAAGAGAAAAAACAGAAAAACTACTTCAATGGAAAAAGGATAAAAAAGCAGAGTCAATAATGAAGACAGCTATTGAAAAATTAAAAAAAACTGATGAAGAAGCTAATGCAATTAAAGAAGCTATTTTAAAAAAGTATGAAAGTTTATATGATGCTTTTGAGGAAGCTGTAGAAGAAGGAGAAGAAACATTTATAAAGCTTGGAATTTCTTCAGAATGGGCTAAAGCTTTAACTGAATCTGCTAAATTAAAAATAAAACTTGAAAAAGCTAAAGTTTCAGCAACAATAGAACTAACTTGTTTAAAACCTGATGGAATAAAAGCTATAAAACAAAGCTTACTTAATGCTGAAAAAATTAAGAAAAGGGGGGTAACTATAGCAACCTATACTGTAGGAGCACCGAAATATAGAATAGAGGTTTCAGCTAACGATTATGGAGAAGCTGAAGCTGCTTTGAAAAAAGCGATAAATGAGGCTTTAACAACAATAAAGAACTTTGGGGGAGAAGGAAGGCAAATAGATTGA
- a CDS encoding RNA-protein complex protein Nop10, producing the protein MKMQIKKCGKCNRYTLKENCPLCGEKTFNPHPPKFSLNDKYLELRLKAEKK; encoded by the coding sequence TTGAAAATGCAAATTAAAAAATGTGGGAAATGTAATAGATACACGCTTAAAGAAAATTGCCCTTTATGCGGAGAAAAAACATTTAATCCTCATCCCCCTAAATTTTCTTTAAATGATAAATATCTTGAGTTAAGGTTGAAAGCTGAAAAGAAATGA
- a CDS encoding proteasome assembly chaperone family protein produces the protein MKTILKECKVKPVRPIIIEGLPGLGSVGKIVASYLISQLNAKKIAELYSPYFPHYALVDERGVARLPKSTFYYYIDKKRKLELVIVTGDCQPQSNIGQYEIAEKIIEYAKKYSSKLIISVGGYSSSRKETPKVYGAATTVKLINQLVKAGVAINEEGAPVVGVAGILLPLAKAKGLNAICLLGETLGYIPDPKAAKSVLEVLNQLLNLKIDLKELEKEIKEMGKLEEKILKTTQSFEETFEEKKITEKFSYIS, from the coding sequence ATGAAAACTATTCTTAAAGAATGTAAAGTTAAACCTGTCAGACCCATAATTATAGAGGGGCTACCAGGTCTAGGTTCCGTTGGGAAAATAGTTGCTTCATATCTTATCTCTCAATTAAATGCTAAAAAAATAGCTGAGCTTTATTCACCGTATTTCCCTCATTACGCTTTAGTAGATGAACGGGGAGTAGCAAGATTACCTAAAAGTACATTTTACTATTATATAGATAAAAAAAGAAAGCTTGAATTAGTTATAGTTACAGGGGATTGTCAACCTCAAAGTAATATAGGGCAGTATGAAATTGCAGAAAAAATAATTGAGTACGCTAAAAAATATTCGAGTAAACTTATTATAAGTGTTGGAGGTTATAGTTCAAGTAGAAAAGAAACACCTAAAGTTTATGGAGCGGCTACAACAGTTAAATTAATTAATCAATTGGTTAAAGCAGGTGTTGCTATTAATGAAGAAGGTGCACCTGTAGTTGGTGTGGCTGGAATATTACTTCCTTTAGCTAAAGCTAAAGGGTTAAACGCTATATGTTTACTTGGAGAAACTTTAGGTTACATTCCAGATCCTAAAGCTGCTAAAAGCGTTCTAGAAGTTTTAAATCAACTTTTAAACTTAAAAATAGATTTAAAAGAACTTGAAAAAGAAATTAAGGAAATGGGAAAACTAGAAGAGAAAATTCTTAAAACAACTCAAAGTTTTGAAGAAACTTTTGAAGAAAAGAAAATAACTGAAAAATTCTCATATATATCTTAA
- a CDS encoding 30S ribosomal protein S27e — protein sequence MARVELIPKPSSKFIKVKCSKCGNEQIIFGKASIKVKCNVCDEVLAEPTGGRVKLLCEKLQELD from the coding sequence ATGGCTAGAGTAGAGTTAATTCCTAAACCTTCAAGCAAATTTATTAAAGTGAAATGTTCTAAATGTGGAAATGAACAAATAATTTTTGGTAAAGCAAGTATAAAAGTTAAATGCAATGTATGTGATGAAGTTTTAGCTGAGCCGACAGGTGGACGAGTAAAACTTTTATGCGAAAAATTGCAGGAGCTTGATTAA